One Ahaetulla prasina isolate Xishuangbanna chromosome 1, ASM2864084v1, whole genome shotgun sequence DNA window includes the following coding sequences:
- the LOC131204833 gene encoding 182 kDa tankyrase-1-binding protein-like isoform X8, whose protein sequence is MNMQRERGSPEPPSGLGSRSLGLAFMLTSESPPDVMDSKPQSLCSSFSITAANGRKDTKPPSSSSEIGDARPKPPVKPKPCVLPKPAMPVKPTPGLRQTLSEVPSAEKINLLAGPKPYSSGAGSAVKRLSFNLKCSPREVTNGKEVPSFFSTASKSSEDKEDAEPTKKSSAIERASEEECRESSSVAKCTLPFKVKPVPVATKPERFPGTTVEEILAKIEKPSESSPSSERPRLVRSFFSQDGGSAVHLGPKGYVAFRRSSSGEEGVGTDPEGSVYRVSCEIKERSLSRNKELKEENRRLNEQHAPESQQPETEVKRNEIFLPTDSSSSQPSTSCEGNQLESSSSPSSPGVSYLQLGNSSIGLSPSRLSSVSGVSATSLLPGSLPVGPSSLPESHLDLLMPLLKQPNPLVLHTFQQMSHVVKLCFHQAPLMDLLNPPEVLW, encoded by the exons ATGAATATGCAAAGAGAGAGAGGATCGCCAGAGCCTCCGTCGGGCCTCGGATCGCGAAGCTTG GGGCTGGCCTTTATGCTGACTTCTGAGTCACCACCTGATGTGATGGATTCTAAGCCTCAATCGCTGTGTTCTTCCTTTTCCATTACCGCTGCCAATGGCCGTAAAGACACTAAACCACCATCGAGCAGCTCTGAGATAG GGGACGCCCGTCCAAAGCCACCGGTGAAACCCAAGCCTTGCGTTCTTCCTAAACCAGCTATGCCAGTGAAACCTACGCCTGGACTGCGCCAGACTCTTTCTGAGGTGCCTTCTGCAGAAAAGATCAATTTGTTGGCTGGGCCTAAGCCATATAGCAGTGGAGCTGGCAGTGCTGTAAAGCGCCTTTCCTTTAACCTGAAGTGCTCTCCAAGAGAAGTTACCAATGGGAAAGAGGTTCCATCTTTTTTCTCCACTGCAAGCAAGTCATCTGAAGATAAAGAAGATGCTGAGCCCACAAAAAAATCCAGTGCTATTGAAAGAGCTTCTGAGGAAGAATGTAGAGAATCCTCTAGTGTAGCCAAATGCACACTCCCCTTCAAAGTGAAACCGGTGCCAGTAGCAACTAAGCCAGAACGTTTTCCTGGGACCACAGTGGAGGAAATCTTGGCCAAAATCGAAAAACCCAGTGAAAGTTCACCCAGCTCTGAACGGCCTCGGCTAGTACGCTCTTTCTTCAGCCAAGATGGTGGTTCAGCTGTTCACCTAGGGCCTAAGGGTTATGTTGCTTTCCGGAGAAGTTCCAGTGGAGAAGAAGGAGTAGGAACAGATCCAGAAGGGTCTGTTTACCGAGTCTCCTGTGAAATTAAGGAGAGGAGTTTGTCAAGGAACAAGGAATTAAAGGAAGAAAACAGGAGATTAAATGAGCAGCATGCGCCTGAATCTCAACAGCCAGAAACAGAGGTCAAAAGAAATGAGATTTTCCTTCCTACAGACAG CAGCTCCAGCCAGCCTAGCACGAGCTGTGAAGGAAACCAACTCGAATCCAGCAGTTCACCGTCTTCTCCTGGTGTGAGTTATCTGCAGCTCGGCAATTCCTCCATTGGTCTCTCTCCTTCCAGGCTCTCTTCTGTCTCAGGGGTATCTGCCACCTCTCTCCTTCCAGGCTCCCTCCCTGTAGG ACCAAGTTCTCTTCCAGAGTCACACCTGGATCTCCTGATGCCCCTTCTGAAACAACCCAACCCCCTGGTGCTCCATACCTTCCAACAGATGTCCCATGTAGTGAAGCTTTGCTTCCACCAGGCTCCCCTGATGGATCTACTAAATCCTCCAGAAGTCCTCTGGTAG